One region of Dokdonia sp. 4H-3-7-5 genomic DNA includes:
- a CDS encoding enoyl-CoA hydratase/isomerase family protein, whose protein sequence is MYNNILSTTENGITTITINRPSKLNALNKETIEELHNAFAKAEEDATVRVTIITGSGEKAFVAGADISEFANFSESEGAELARKGQEILFDYVADMGTPVIAAINGFALGGGLELAMAAHFRIASDNARMGLPEVSLGVIPGYGGTQRLPQLVGKGRAMEMIMTAGMIDANTALEYGLINHIVAQEELLPLAEKLGGKIMRNSPMAIAAAINAVNAGFEDGVDGYDTEIEEFGGCFGTDQFIEGTTAFLEKRKAEF, encoded by the coding sequence ATGTACAATAATATTCTTTCAACTACAGAAAACGGTATTACTACAATTACAATCAATCGTCCTTCTAAGCTCAATGCTTTAAACAAAGAGACTATTGAAGAACTTCATAACGCTTTCGCGAAAGCGGAAGAAGATGCAACCGTACGCGTTACAATCATAACTGGTTCTGGCGAAAAAGCTTTTGTAGCAGGTGCAGATATCTCCGAGTTTGCAAATTTCTCAGAATCTGAAGGAGCAGAACTTGCTCGTAAAGGCCAAGAAATTCTATTTGATTATGTAGCAGATATGGGAACTCCAGTTATCGCTGCAATTAATGGTTTTGCTCTAGGTGGCGGACTAGAACTTGCGATGGCGGCACATTTTAGAATTGCAAGTGATAATGCACGCATGGGGCTTCCAGAAGTAAGTTTAGGAGTAATCCCAGGATATGGTGGTACACAACGTTTACCACAACTAGTAGGTAAAGGACGTGCCATGGAGATGATTATGACTGCAGGAATGATAGATGCAAACACAGCATTAGAGTACGGTCTTATCAACCATATCGTAGCACAAGAAGAATTGTTGCCACTCGCAGAAAAACTAGGAGGTAAAATCATGCGTAACTCACCTATGGCAATCGCAGCGGCAATTAATGCAGTAAATGCAGGATTTGAAGACGGTGTAGATGGATATGATACAGAAATTGAAGAATTTGGCGGTTGTTTTGGAACTGACCAGTTTATAGAAGGAACAACGGCATTTCTCGAGAAGAGAAAGGCTGAATTTTAA
- a CDS encoding CopD family protein: protein MAEYYPYFKSLHIIFVVTWFAGLFYMPRLFVYQIEASEKPSPDKEILGKQLGLMAHRLWKIITGPSMVLTVIFGSLMFYINPGLFSAPWMHIKLAFIVLLFLYHWKSWRIHRSLQEGVFKYSSGQMRLWNEGATLILFAVVFLAVTKSTTNWIFGMLGLVGLAVLLMLGIKLYKKIQDKNPNA from the coding sequence ATGGCAGAATACTACCCTTATTTCAAATCCCTACACATCATCTTTGTAGTCACCTGGTTTGCGGGACTTTTTTACATGCCGCGTCTTTTTGTATATCAGATAGAAGCTAGTGAAAAACCGTCACCAGATAAAGAAATACTAGGCAAGCAACTTGGCTTAATGGCGCACCGCCTTTGGAAGATAATTACGGGCCCTTCTATGGTGCTCACTGTGATTTTTGGGAGCTTGATGTTTTATATAAACCCCGGTCTTTTTAGCGCTCCGTGGATGCATATTAAACTCGCATTCATAGTACTCCTATTTTTATATCATTGGAAAAGTTGGCGTATCCATAGAAGTTTACAAGAGGGAGTTTTTAAATACTCATCCGGCCAGATGAGACTGTGGAATGAAGGCGCAACGCTTATCTTATTTGCAGTGGTTTTCCTTGCAGTTACAAAAAGCACAACCAATTGGATTTTTGGAATGCTAGGCCTAGTAGGTTTGGCAGTATTGTTGATGTTAGGCATTAAATTGTATAAGAAAATACAAGACAAAAACCCAAATGCTTAA
- a CDS encoding WD40/YVTN/BNR-like repeat-containing protein has translation MKTKLCYLFLALCFAISLDTFAQTPDETSYEALEYRLIGPFRGGRSAAVTGVPGQPDLFYMGSTGGGVWRTNDGGKEWENISDGFFGGSIGAVEVSKSDPNVIYVGGGEKTLRGNVSSGYGIWKSEDAGKTWIQSGLKESRHVPRIRVHPTNSDIVYAGVLGNIYKPTQERGVYKSTDGGKTWKRTLFSNADSGVVDLIIDPNNPRVLYATTWNARRTPYSLSSGGEGSAVWKSTDSGETWKEISTNDGFAEGILGIMGITVSPANSNRLYAMVENQEEGGLYTSTDAGTTWKKINDERKLRQRAWYYTRLYADTKDENTVYVLNVRYHKSTDGGKTFSTHNAPHGDHHDLWIAPEDPNRMIIGDDGGAQVSYDGGRSWSTYMNQPTAQFYRVTTDNAFPYRIYVAQQDNSTIRIPHRTEGGSITENDWESTAGGESAHIAVDPENNEIVYGGSYDGFLTRVNHEKNTVRSVSVWPDNPMGHGVEDMKYRFQWNFPIIFSKHNPKRLYTFSQSVHVSENEGQSWEVISGDLTTNDPEKMKSSGGPITQDNTSVEYYCTIFAAAESPMKEGLLYVGSDDGLVHVTRNGGQSWENVTPKGMPENMMINSVEPSAFEEGTAYVAGTRYKLGDFAPYLYKTTDYGKSWKKITNGIPAEHFTRVVREDPKQKGLLYAGTETGMYISFDDGKNWKSFQLNLPIVPITDLTIKDDNLIVATQGRSLWIIDDLGMLHQSAFAKAGTNKLFKPKPTYRMGGNGGKSSLTAGTNHPGGVMTYFNLKDFDAKKDTVTLSYMTMAGDTLKSFSTGAKKKGEKLKAKKGGNMFAWNTRTDGAEKLDKMILWWASLDGPKAVPGNYKVSLNVNGEVQTETFEIVANPNAEATVADMQKQHDFISDVNKSVDRAHQSIKKIKKINNQLKSFTTQYKDDERTADLREKAKTMQEEFGKIEKELYQTKNRSGQDPLNFPIKLTNKLGHLNSLVGMGDFGPTDQDIAVKNELTAAINTQLDAFDTMLDAEVTKFNDEFNSLKLDYLFVEDAKE, from the coding sequence ATGAAGACAAAATTATGCTACCTATTCCTGGCGTTATGCTTTGCGATATCACTTGACACCTTTGCACAAACCCCAGATGAGACTTCGTATGAAGCACTAGAATACCGACTTATTGGTCCCTTCCGTGGTGGGCGTAGTGCTGCAGTTACTGGAGTACCAGGTCAGCCCGATTTATTTTATATGGGAAGCACTGGTGGCGGCGTTTGGCGCACAAATGATGGAGGAAAAGAATGGGAAAATATTTCTGATGGATTTTTTGGAGGAAGTATAGGGGCTGTTGAGGTTTCAAAAAGCGACCCAAACGTTATCTACGTAGGTGGTGGTGAGAAAACACTAAGAGGGAACGTATCTTCGGGATACGGAATCTGGAAGTCTGAAGATGCAGGAAAAACATGGATACAGTCGGGTCTTAAAGAAAGCCGTCACGTACCGAGAATACGCGTGCATCCTACAAATTCTGATATTGTATATGCTGGTGTTTTAGGTAATATCTATAAACCTACGCAAGAGCGCGGTGTTTACAAAAGTACAGACGGAGGGAAGACTTGGAAAAGAACCTTATTTTCAAATGCAGATAGTGGAGTTGTAGATTTAATTATTGATCCAAACAACCCACGTGTGTTATATGCAACAACTTGGAATGCCCGCAGAACACCTTATAGTTTAAGTTCTGGGGGAGAAGGATCTGCTGTGTGGAAAAGTACAGACAGCGGTGAGACTTGGAAAGAGATTTCTACAAACGATGGTTTTGCCGAAGGTATACTAGGGATTATGGGAATCACAGTTTCTCCAGCAAATAGTAACCGACTGTATGCAATGGTAGAAAACCAAGAAGAAGGTGGTTTATACACATCTACAGATGCAGGAACAACTTGGAAAAAAATAAACGATGAGCGCAAATTGCGCCAGCGTGCTTGGTATTACACACGTCTATATGCAGATACTAAGGATGAAAATACAGTGTATGTTTTAAATGTGCGTTACCACAAATCTACAGATGGAGGTAAAACTTTTAGTACGCATAACGCACCACACGGAGATCACCATGATTTATGGATAGCTCCAGAAGATCCTAACCGTATGATTATAGGTGATGACGGTGGCGCACAAGTGTCTTATGATGGTGGTCGCTCTTGGAGTACATATATGAATCAGCCTACAGCTCAGTTTTACCGTGTGACTACAGATAATGCATTTCCGTACAGAATTTATGTAGCGCAGCAAGATAACAGCACGATACGCATTCCGCACCGTACAGAAGGTGGTAGCATTACAGAAAATGACTGGGAGAGTACCGCTGGTGGTGAGTCTGCACATATAGCTGTAGATCCAGAAAATAATGAGATTGTGTATGGAGGAAGTTACGACGGATTCTTAACGCGTGTAAACCACGAGAAAAACACGGTACGTAGCGTATCTGTATGGCCAGATAACCCAATGGGTCACGGTGTGGAGGATATGAAATACCGCTTCCAGTGGAATTTCCCTATTATTTTCTCAAAGCACAATCCTAAGAGATTGTACACATTCTCACAGAGTGTGCACGTGAGTGAAAATGAAGGTCAAAGCTGGGAAGTAATAAGTGGTGATCTTACGACTAACGATCCAGAAAAAATGAAATCTTCTGGAGGACCTATCACACAAGATAATACCTCTGTGGAGTACTACTGTACCATATTTGCAGCAGCAGAGTCTCCTATGAAGGAAGGACTGTTATATGTAGGTAGTGACGATGGTCTCGTACATGTAACTCGTAATGGAGGGCAATCTTGGGAAAACGTAACGCCTAAAGGGATGCCAGAAAATATGATGATAAACAGCGTAGAGCCATCTGCCTTTGAAGAAGGAACAGCTTACGTGGCAGGAACACGTTATAAACTAGGTGATTTTGCCCCTTATTTATATAAAACTACAGATTACGGAAAGTCGTGGAAAAAAATCACAAATGGTATTCCTGCAGAGCATTTTACGCGTGTAGTGCGTGAGGATCCTAAGCAAAAAGGGTTATTATACGCCGGTACAGAAACGGGTATGTACATCAGTTTTGACGATGGTAAAAACTGGAAATCGTTCCAACTTAACTTACCTATCGTTCCTATTACAGACCTTACTATTAAGGATGATAACCTCATTGTAGCAACGCAGGGGCGTAGCCTTTGGATTATAGATGACCTTGGGATGTTGCATCAGTCCGCTTTCGCGAAAGCTGGAACAAACAAATTATTTAAGCCAAAACCAACCTACAGAATGGGCGGAAACGGCGGAAAATCAAGCCTTACAGCTGGAACTAATCATCCAGGTGGTGTAATGACTTACTTCAACTTGAAAGATTTTGATGCTAAGAAAGATACTGTAACGTTATCTTATATGACGATGGCGGGCGATACGCTCAAGTCGTTTAGCACAGGAGCTAAGAAAAAAGGTGAAAAGCTGAAAGCTAAGAAAGGTGGGAATATGTTTGCTTGGAACACCCGTACAGACGGCGCCGAAAAGCTTGATAAAATGATACTATGGTGGGCAAGTCTCGATGGACCTAAAGCAGTTCCTGGGAATTATAAGGTGTCACTTAATGTAAATGGAGAGGTGCAAACAGAAACTTTTGAAATAGTTGCAAATCCTAATGCAGAAGCTACAGTGGCAGATATGCAAAAGCAACACGACTTTATTTCTGATGTAAATAAATCTGTAGACAGAGCGCACCAAAGCATCAAAAAGATTAAGAAAATTAATAATCAGCTCAAGTCGTTTACCACACAATACAAAGACGATGAACGTACTGCAGATTTGCGTGAGAAAGCAAAAACAATGCAGGAAGAGTTTGGTAAAATTGAGAAAGAATTATATCAAACAAAGAATCGCTCAGGACAAGATCCACTCAACTTCCCTATTAAGTTAACAAATAAGCTAGGGCATTTAAACAGTCTTGTGGGTATGGGAGATTTTGGACCTACAGATCAAGATATTGCTGTGAAAAATGAACTTACGGCAGCAATCAATACACAGCTTGATGCATTTGACACAATGCTAGATGCAGAGGTAACTAAGTTTAATGACGAGTTTAATAGCTTGAAGTTAGATTACCTTTTTGTGGAGGATGCAAAGGAGTAG
- a CDS encoding Gfo/Idh/MocA family protein, protein MKRRSFLQKSAAASAAFTIVPSFVLGGNHVPPSDTLYIGAIGVGGRGGGVVNDLTNYGKVKFVAMCDVDDKMGAASYAMHPKAKTYRDFRKLYDNHIKEIDAIMVGTPDHTHATIALPFMRENKHAYVEKPLTHNIYEARLMATVARQQGIVTQMGNQGASGDGIRVAQEWINSGVIGTVSRVDCWTNRPVWPQGFKHITEGHPVPKNLDWDLWLGPASYRAYNENYLPFKWRGFWDFGTGAMGDMGCHIMETPFKALNLGFPYEAEASCTSIWSGDFVEADYREACPPSSIVRLKFDSPTQGDVGLNWYDGGIMPDLPSELGEGEKPGDGGGGSIFYGSDGIMVTDTYSANPRLLPSERMKDMTAVSQTIKRVTTGHAGEWIEACINGGATSSPFSYGGPLTEAVLMGNLAIKAFQYKELKEGKKSGDWDPYNYPGRRTIKWDGDNMRVTNYEEANAWVKRDYRKGWEL, encoded by the coding sequence ATGAAACGTCGTTCCTTTCTTCAAAAAAGTGCTGCAGCTAGTGCAGCTTTTACTATCGTTCCTAGCTTTGTGCTAGGCGGAAATCATGTGCCTCCCTCAGATACTTTATATATAGGAGCAATAGGTGTAGGTGGTCGTGGCGGCGGCGTGGTGAATGATCTTACAAACTATGGTAAAGTGAAGTTTGTGGCAATGTGCGACGTAGATGATAAGATGGGTGCCGCGAGCTATGCCATGCACCCAAAAGCCAAAACGTATAGAGACTTTAGAAAGTTATACGATAATCATATAAAGGAAATAGATGCGATAATGGTAGGAACACCAGATCATACGCATGCTACCATCGCATTACCTTTTATGCGTGAGAATAAACATGCATATGTAGAGAAGCCTCTTACACATAATATTTACGAAGCTCGTTTAATGGCAACCGTGGCACGACAGCAAGGAATTGTAACCCAGATGGGAAACCAAGGAGCTTCTGGTGATGGGATTAGAGTAGCCCAGGAGTGGATTAACTCCGGAGTTATAGGTACAGTTTCTCGTGTAGATTGCTGGACTAATCGACCGGTGTGGCCACAAGGATTTAAACACATAACAGAAGGGCATCCAGTACCAAAAAATCTAGATTGGGATTTGTGGTTAGGGCCTGCTTCATACCGTGCTTATAATGAGAATTACCTGCCATTTAAGTGGAGAGGTTTTTGGGATTTTGGTACAGGAGCCATGGGAGATATGGGTTGTCACATTATGGAAACGCCATTCAAAGCCTTAAATCTAGGCTTCCCTTATGAAGCCGAAGCTAGTTGTACGAGCATCTGGTCTGGAGATTTTGTGGAGGCAGATTACAGAGAGGCTTGCCCACCAAGTTCTATTGTAAGATTAAAGTTTGACTCACCTACTCAGGGTGACGTGGGGTTAAACTGGTATGATGGTGGAATTATGCCAGATTTACCTAGCGAATTAGGAGAAGGAGAGAAGCCAGGTGATGGCGGTGGTGGTAGCATTTTTTACGGTAGCGATGGGATTATGGTTACAGACACCTATAGTGCAAACCCGCGTTTGCTTCCTAGCGAGCGTATGAAAGATATGACCGCAGTGTCGCAAACAATCAAAAGAGTGACCACTGGTCATGCTGGAGAGTGGATTGAGGCGTGTATTAATGGTGGCGCTACATCATCACCATTTTCTTATGGAGGACCTCTTACAGAGGCTGTACTTATGGGCAATCTCGCTATTAAAGCTTTCCAATACAAAGAATTGAAAGAAGGTAAAAAATCAGGAGACTGGGATCCATATAACTACCCTGGTCGTCGTACGATTAAGTGGGACGGAGATAATATGCGTGTAACTAATTATGAGGAAGCAAATGCATGGGTGAAGCGTGACTACCGTAAGGGATGGGAGTTGTAA
- a CDS encoding sensor histidine kinase translates to MLTFNRTSLGTKIFTSMLTLVLIAFLMIAGVTYFQYKEQIRDYNEERLERKESSIRKTIDFVLDNTSYELKTEKIPYIFKEKIYEIASIQGENITMYDLEGEPLISSTDQLFDSPQQKKLCLETLQNLEESEEKRYVNQLDGEVSQQLSYSYINDPKYKPLAILEIQYEDSEAFINKELREILWRLVIVNILMVFTAILLAYFLAKYITKTLKTVEDNIKATQLDKRNEKIDTIALPSELTTLVNAYNRMIDELEGSAVQLAQNEREAAWREMAKQVAHEIKNPLTPMRLSVQSFERRFDPEDPEVHDKIKEYSKTLIQQIDTMSSIASAFSNFADMPAQQSEILNVPNIVKLSVDIFNERYIYFSSEKEELYANFDRTQLIRVVTNLVKNAVQATKTTEHPNIIVAVQELEKEVEITVTDNGIGISAENEVKIFEPKFTTKSSGMGLGLAMVKNIMETYNGSITFTSQEGKGTVFKVVFPK, encoded by the coding sequence ATGCTCACTTTTAATCGTACCTCACTAGGAACAAAAATCTTTACCTCGATGCTCACGCTGGTATTGATTGCCTTTTTAATGATAGCAGGAGTTACTTATTTTCAATATAAAGAGCAAATAAGAGATTATAATGAGGAGCGATTAGAGCGTAAAGAGTCTTCCATAAGAAAGACGATAGATTTCGTCTTAGATAATACCAGCTACGAACTCAAAACCGAAAAAATCCCATATATTTTTAAAGAAAAAATATATGAAATTGCGAGTATTCAAGGAGAGAATATCACCATGTACGATCTAGAAGGAGAACCTTTAATATCATCTACAGATCAATTATTTGATAGTCCGCAGCAAAAGAAATTGTGTCTTGAGACACTTCAAAACTTAGAAGAATCTGAAGAAAAGAGATATGTAAATCAGCTAGATGGAGAAGTATCACAGCAGCTTTCTTACTCATATATAAACGACCCAAAATATAAGCCACTTGCCATACTTGAGATACAGTATGAAGATAGTGAAGCCTTTATTAATAAAGAGCTTCGAGAGATTTTATGGCGTCTTGTTATTGTTAACATATTGATGGTGTTTACGGCTATTTTGCTAGCTTATTTCTTAGCTAAGTATATTACTAAAACTTTAAAAACGGTAGAAGATAATATTAAAGCTACTCAACTAGACAAACGCAACGAGAAGATAGACACTATTGCGCTACCATCTGAGCTCACTACATTGGTGAATGCTTATAATCGTATGATTGACGAGCTAGAAGGAAGTGCCGTGCAGCTTGCCCAGAATGAGCGTGAGGCGGCCTGGAGAGAGATGGCAAAGCAGGTAGCACATGAGATTAAAAATCCACTTACGCCTATGCGACTCTCTGTACAGAGTTTTGAACGCCGTTTTGACCCAGAAGATCCAGAAGTACACGATAAAATAAAGGAATATAGTAAGACTCTTATTCAGCAAATTGATACCATGAGTAGTATCGCGAGTGCATTTTCAAACTTTGCAGATATGCCTGCACAGCAAAGTGAGATTCTCAATGTACCTAACATAGTAAAGCTTTCTGTAGATATATTTAATGAACGTTACATCTATTTTTCTAGTGAAAAGGAAGAGTTATATGCAAATTTTGACAGGACGCAACTGATTCGCGTGGTTACAAACCTGGTTAAAAATGCAGTACAAGCAACTAAGACTACAGAGCATCCTAATATTATTGTAGCTGTACAAGAACTAGAAAAAGAGGTTGAGATTACTGTAACAGATAACGGAATAGGAATTTCGGCAGAGAATGAAGTAAAAATCTTTGAGCCTAAATTCACAACCAAATCTAGCGGAATGGGGCTAGGGCTCGCAATGGTAAAAAATATTATGGAGACCTATAATGGAAGTATTACCTTTACTTCTCAAGAAGGAAAAGGAACTGTGTTTAAGGTTGTTTTCCCAAAATAA
- a CDS encoding MATE family efflux transporter yields MANKNSTALGTEPISKLLVKQAVPASIGILVMSLNMIVDTIFVGRWIGPLAISAITVVIPVTFFIAAIGLAVGIGGSSVLSRALGSGDDDKALRVFGNQITLTFLVSGLLAVLGLVFQDTLIEFFGADDSFKDMALTYYRIVLYGIVMLAMCMMGNNVIRAEGKPKFAMYAMILPAIGNIGMDYVLINVLGYGMEGAAWATFVSYAICFAFIVWFFIFKSELRIVAECLKLKRKVVSEISGLSAVTLARQGVISVLTILLNNVLINYGDALDVASYGIISRMLMFALFPVIGVTQGFMPIASYNYGADQYDRVRETIKTSIIYAGGLALAIFIIIMVVPDFFVSWFISDSHADAQAIADNNILMDRTPDALRWVFAATPVIVIQLIGAVYFQAIGKAVPALLLSLTKQGFFLIPLVLILPSYLGVFGVWIAFPIADVLSTVVTGYYLRRDVKKNLVVVTN; encoded by the coding sequence ATAGGGATACTTGTGATGTCGCTTAATATGATTGTAGATACCATCTTTGTAGGTAGGTGGATAGGTCCTCTTGCCATTAGTGCGATTACAGTTGTTATACCGGTCACCTTTTTTATTGCAGCCATAGGTTTAGCCGTAGGTATTGGAGGAAGTTCTGTACTGTCAAGAGCGCTAGGATCTGGTGATGATGATAAGGCGCTACGCGTTTTCGGAAACCAAATTACCCTTACTTTTCTGGTGTCTGGACTTCTAGCCGTTTTAGGGCTCGTATTTCAAGATACGCTCATTGAGTTTTTTGGAGCAGATGACTCCTTTAAAGATATGGCGCTTACCTATTATCGCATTGTCCTTTATGGTATTGTAATGCTCGCAATGTGTATGATGGGTAACAATGTGATACGAGCAGAGGGTAAACCCAAATTTGCCATGTATGCCATGATTCTTCCTGCTATAGGTAATATAGGGATGGACTATGTACTCATAAATGTCCTTGGTTATGGGATGGAAGGTGCCGCCTGGGCAACTTTTGTTAGCTATGCCATTTGTTTTGCGTTTATCGTTTGGTTTTTCATTTTCAAGAGCGAACTAAGAATCGTAGCCGAATGTTTGAAGCTAAAACGCAAAGTCGTTTCAGAAATTTCAGGACTTAGCGCAGTAACCCTTGCACGTCAAGGAGTGATATCTGTGCTTACTATTTTACTTAATAATGTCCTTATCAATTATGGAGACGCCCTAGATGTCGCAAGTTATGGGATTATAAGCAGGATGTTAATGTTTGCACTGTTTCCTGTGATAGGAGTTACACAAGGTTTTATGCCTATTGCTAGTTATAATTATGGGGCAGACCAATATGACAGAGTACGAGAAACCATAAAAACATCTATCATTTACGCAGGAGGATTAGCGCTCGCCATTTTTATCATTATTATGGTGGTTCCAGATTTCTTTGTCTCGTGGTTTATAAGTGATAGCCATGCAGATGCTCAGGCCATTGCAGATAACAATATACTTATGGATCGCACACCAGATGCCTTAAGATGGGTTTTTGCTGCCACTCCGGTAATTGTGATTCAATTAATAGGTGCTGTCTATTTTCAAGCGATTGGTAAGGCTGTTCCTGCGCTATTGCTCAGTCTTACAAAACAAGGTTTTTTCTTAATTCCGCTTGTATTGATATTACCTAGTTACTTAGGGGTTTTTGGCGTTTGGATTGCATTTCCTATTGCAGATGTACTATCTACAGTGGTTACGGGTTATTATCTGAGGAGAGATGTGAAGAAAAATCTAGTTGTAGTAACTAATTGA